In a single window of the Methanofollis ethanolicus genome:
- a CDS encoding pyridoxal phosphate-dependent aminotransferase, with translation MKALSEKIGAVAPSATIEITDAAKKMKREGIDVISLSIGEPDFATPEHIVQACSDALARGETHYAPSAGIPELLHAVAAKCRTENSIPCGPENVIVTCGAKDAIYEAMQACLNPGDEVVLPDPSWVSYEPCVQMAGGRVVHLPLKEPSFQIDDAILEKVGQKTKMVIVNTPSNPTGTVLSKASLKLVADLCEDYDLLAISDEIYEKLIYGKEHISLAALGDMAERTITINGFSKAYAMTGWRLGYAVAPLPVLRQMMKVQQHSISSPTTFVMWGGVAALQGDQTCVEAMRKEFEARRMYMLDEFASMGYTVAPPDGAFYAFVKMEGDDMAIARSWLNDAHVAATPGTAFNAPGWIRVSYAASIPTLKEATRRIRAWKNR, from the coding sequence ATGAAAGCCCTCTCGGAAAAGATCGGCGCTGTCGCCCCGTCGGCGACGATCGAGATCACCGACGCCGCGAAAAAGATGAAGAGAGAGGGGATCGATGTGATCAGCCTCTCCATCGGCGAACCCGACTTCGCCACGCCTGAGCATATCGTGCAGGCCTGCTCCGACGCCCTGGCGCGCGGCGAGACCCACTACGCCCCCTCTGCAGGCATCCCCGAACTCCTCCATGCCGTGGCGGCGAAGTGCCGGACGGAGAACAGCATTCCCTGCGGTCCGGAGAATGTCATCGTCACCTGCGGCGCGAAGGACGCCATCTACGAGGCGATGCAGGCATGCCTCAACCCAGGGGACGAGGTGGTCCTCCCCGACCCGTCCTGGGTCAGTTACGAACCCTGCGTCCAGATGGCGGGCGGACGGGTCGTCCACCTCCCCCTGAAGGAACCCTCCTTCCAGATCGACGACGCCATCCTGGAAAAGGTCGGGCAGAAGACGAAGATGGTCATCGTCAACACCCCCTCGAACCCGACAGGCACGGTGCTCTCGAAGGCCTCCCTGAAACTCGTCGCGGACCTCTGCGAGGACTACGACCTCCTCGCCATCTCCGACGAGATCTACGAAAAACTCATCTACGGTAAGGAGCACATATCCCTCGCGGCCCTCGGCGACATGGCCGAGAGGACGATCACCATCAACGGTTTCTCCAAGGCATATGCCATGACCGGGTGGCGCCTCGGCTATGCCGTGGCACCCCTGCCGGTACTGCGGCAGATGATGAAGGTCCAGCAGCACTCGATCTCCTCCCCGACAACCTTCGTCATGTGGGGCGGCGTCGCGGCCCTGCAGGGCGACCAGACCTGTGTCGAGGCGATGCGGAAGGAGTTCGAGGCGCGGCGGATGTACATGCTCGACGAGTTCGCCTCGATGGGCTACACGGTCGCCCCGCCCGACGGCGCCTTCTACGCATTCGTGAAGATGGAGGGCGACGACATGGCGATCGCCCGGTCCTGGCTGAACGACGCGCATGTCGCGGCTACGCCGGGCACGGCCTTCAATGCGCCGGGCTGGATACGCGTCTCCTATGCCGCCTCCATCCCCACCCTGAAAGAGGCGACGAGGCGGATACGGGCCTGGAAGAACAGATAG
- the ribH gene encoding 6,7-dimethyl-8-ribityllumazine synthase gives MTIKLGFVVAEFNRDITYMMEIEGREHAKFLGAEVTECFYVPGAYDMPLAIKKLLSEGKVDAVVTIGCVIEGATQHDEIVVQHAARKIIDLSLEYNKPVALGISGPGMTRMEANERIDYAKRAVESAVKMVQRLG, from the coding sequence ATGACAATCAAGCTTGGCTTTGTGGTCGCGGAGTTCAACCGCGACATCACCTATATGATGGAGATCGAGGGGCGGGAGCACGCGAAGTTCCTCGGCGCAGAGGTCACCGAGTGCTTCTATGTGCCCGGCGCCTACGACATGCCTCTTGCGATCAAGAAACTCCTCTCCGAGGGAAAGGTCGACGCCGTCGTCACCATCGGCTGCGTCATCGAGGGCGCGACCCAGCACGACGAGATCGTCGTCCAGCACGCCGCCCGGAAGATCATCGATCTCTCCCTCGAGTACAACAAGCCGGTCGCCCTCGGCATCTCCGGGCCCGGCATGACCCGCATGGAAGCCAACGAGCGGATCGACTACGCGAAGCGCGCCGTTGAATCCGCCGTCAAGATGGTCCAGAGATTAGGATGA
- the ribC gene encoding riboflavin synthase — MKVGVADTTFARVDMGAIAIDELRKHASVGIERYTVPGFKDLPVACKKLIEERGCDIVIALGMPGGKEKDRMCAHEASQGLMLAQLMTNHHIIEVFVHEDEAETDRELAWLAEQRTREHAVNAVNLVLRPQVLTRQAGTGQRQGFEDVGPARQ; from the coding sequence ATGAAGGTCGGCGTCGCTGACACCACCTTCGCACGCGTCGACATGGGCGCGATCGCCATCGACGAGCTCCGCAAACACGCGAGCGTCGGTATCGAGCGCTACACCGTCCCGGGGTTCAAGGATCTCCCGGTCGCCTGCAAGAAACTCATCGAGGAGCGGGGATGCGACATCGTCATCGCCCTCGGCATGCCGGGCGGCAAGGAAAAGGACAGGATGTGCGCCCATGAGGCCTCCCAGGGCCTCATGCTCGCCCAGCTCATGACCAACCACCACATCATCGAGGTCTTCGTCCACGAGGACGAGGCTGAAACCGACAGAGAACTTGCCTGGCTCGCGGAACAGCGGACGAGGGAGCACGCCGTCAATGCCGTGAACCTCGTTCTCAGACCGCAGGTCCTCACCAGGCAGGCCGGCACAGGCCAGAGGCAGGGCTTCGAGGACGTCGGCCCCGCACGGCAGTGA
- a CDS encoding pyridoxal-phosphate-dependent aminotransferase family protein has product MENERLLMLPGPVPVPERVRQAMMRQAINHRGPEFGAAYAESVDVLKDCFGTKNEVYIISGSGTAGMEAAIANFGQGKKIASLVNGKFGERLWKIGQRCGEATAINSEWGTPVDLDALAEALENGAEMVTMIHNETSAGILNPAKDVGKLARKHDALFVMDGVTSVGGDDVRMDEWNVDVAIVGSQKCLAAPAGLAAVAVSDRAWERIAEKRPFYLDLAAYRKNGKNTPMETPYTPAVPLFLALAEALAIIKEEGMQARIARHHRMSASVRAAVAAWGLEMFPTLDAVSAYSNTVTAAKMPEGVTDNALRGTVKKMGIEIAGGQDHLKGKIFRIGSMGAVSAPEILATLATVQYALRKAGVAGVGDGVEAAAEVLDA; this is encoded by the coding sequence ATGGAAAACGAAAGACTCCTGATGCTGCCAGGCCCGGTACCGGTGCCGGAACGGGTGCGGCAGGCAATGATGCGGCAGGCAATCAACCACCGCGGCCCCGAGTTCGGCGCCGCCTACGCCGAGAGCGTTGACGTCCTCAAGGACTGCTTCGGGACCAAGAACGAGGTGTACATCATCAGCGGTTCCGGCACCGCCGGCATGGAGGCGGCGATCGCCAACTTCGGGCAGGGCAAAAAGATCGCATCCCTTGTCAACGGTAAATTCGGCGAGCGCCTCTGGAAGATCGGGCAGCGCTGCGGCGAAGCAACCGCCATCAACTCCGAGTGGGGCACGCCCGTCGACCTCGACGCCCTTGCCGAGGCCCTCGAGAACGGCGCCGAGATGGTGACGATGATCCACAACGAGACCTCCGCCGGCATCCTCAACCCGGCGAAGGACGTCGGGAAACTCGCCCGCAAGCACGACGCCCTCTTCGTGATGGACGGCGTCACCTCCGTCGGCGGCGACGACGTCCGCATGGACGAGTGGAATGTGGACGTCGCGATCGTCGGGTCCCAGAAGTGCCTTGCCGCCCCGGCAGGCCTCGCAGCCGTCGCGGTCTCTGACCGCGCCTGGGAGAGGATCGCTGAGAAGAGGCCTTTCTACCTCGACCTTGCGGCCTATCGGAAGAACGGCAAGAACACCCCGATGGAGACCCCGTACACCCCTGCCGTCCCCCTGTTCCTCGCCCTTGCCGAGGCCCTCGCCATCATCAAGGAAGAAGGCATGCAGGCCCGCATCGCCCGGCACCACAGGATGTCGGCCTCGGTTCGCGCTGCAGTCGCCGCCTGGGGCCTTGAGATGTTCCCGACCCTCGACGCCGTCTCCGCCTACTCAAACACCGTCACGGCAGCGAAGATGCCCGAAGGCGTCACAGACAACGCTCTCCGCGGCACCGTGAAGAAGATGGGCATCGAGATCGCCGGCGGCCAGGACCACCTCAAGGGCAAGATCTTCAGGATCGGGTCGATGGGTGCGGTCAGCGCCCCCGAGATCCTCGCCACCCTCGCCACCGTCCAGTACGCGCTTCGCAAGGCAGGAGTTGCCGGCGTGGGCGACGGTGTCGAGGCCGCGGCAGAGGTGCTCGACGCATGA
- the purE gene encoding 5-(carboxyamino)imidazole ribonucleotide mutase, giving the protein MPDVAVITGSASDSAIAEKAAKVLDEYGITYDLQVISAHRDPERLDGYVQASDAKVFICIAGMSAALPGVVASKTKKPVIGVPVSGILLGGLDALLSVVQMPKGVPVACVAVDGGENAAHLAARILGVA; this is encoded by the coding sequence ATGCCTGATGTTGCCGTAATTACAGGGTCGGCCTCGGACAGCGCCATCGCCGAGAAGGCCGCAAAAGTGCTCGACGAGTACGGGATCACGTACGACCTCCAGGTGATCTCGGCCCACCGCGACCCGGAGCGCCTGGACGGATACGTGCAGGCGTCGGACGCGAAGGTCTTCATCTGCATCGCCGGGATGTCGGCGGCCCTGCCCGGTGTCGTCGCCTCGAAGACGAAGAAACCGGTGATCGGTGTCCCGGTCTCAGGAATACTCCTCGGCGGCCTCGATGCGCTCCTCTCGGTCGTGCAGATGCCGAAGGGCGTGCCTGTCGCATGCGTTGCGGTCGACGGCGGGGAAAATGCCGCACACCTGGCGGCGCGGATCCTCGGGGTGGCCTGA
- a CDS encoding GNAT family N-acetyltransferase, which translates to MPVQPTLRTAHLLLAPFRFSDAPEIAHLADDPAIADTAVRMPYPYPQGMATAWIAASIAGWANGRCAVWKVVRAGDGVLIGSVALTIDPANRNAELGYWIRTDAWGRGYATEVAVAAVAFAFGTLRLHRVHASCLRRNPASARVLEKAGLRLEGCRRGHLFHRGRFEDVLKYGMVEEDLRPSRDEEGKEPRVPGNTGPRRYLETADL; encoded by the coding sequence ATGCCTGTCCAGCCGACCCTCAGGACCGCGCATCTCCTTCTTGCGCCGTTCCGATTCTCAGACGCTCCGGAGATCGCACACCTTGCCGACGACCCCGCGATCGCAGATACGGCGGTGCGGATGCCCTACCCGTACCCGCAGGGAATGGCCACGGCCTGGATCGCGGCAAGCATCGCGGGGTGGGCGAACGGCCGGTGCGCTGTCTGGAAGGTGGTGCGGGCAGGCGACGGCGTCCTCATCGGGTCGGTCGCCCTGACCATCGACCCCGCGAACAGGAACGCCGAACTTGGGTACTGGATCAGGACCGACGCGTGGGGGCGGGGCTATGCGACCGAGGTGGCGGTGGCGGCCGTCGCCTTTGCCTTCGGGACACTTCGCCTCCACCGGGTCCATGCCTCATGCCTGCGGCGGAACCCGGCCTCCGCGCGGGTGCTCGAAAAGGCCGGGCTGCGTCTTGAGGGATGCCGGCGGGGGCACCTCTTTCACAGAGGACGCTTCGAGGACGTGCTCAAGTACGGGATGGTGGAGGAGGATCTTCGCCCCTCCCGGGATGAAGAGGGAAAAGAGCCGCGGGTGCCCGGGAACACCGGGCCCCGGAGATATCTGGAGACGGCGGACCTCTGA
- a CDS encoding flavodoxin family protein gives MKVLGISGSMRKDGNTAQMVRYILAKVQTSGIETEFVSLAGRIVHPCTGCERCKETKWCVIEGDGWSDIAQRMLEAEVVVIGSPTYYYDVNGQMKNLIDRTYSLYHDRKLAGRSAVAVTVCADRGCERSLETIEGFLNTHQFSYLGHVCGKAYLPGEIMTDARAVKKADEVAKKIVNLLQPKD, from the coding sequence ATGAAGGTCCTCGGCATATCAGGGAGCATGAGAAAGGATGGCAACACCGCTCAGATGGTCAGGTACATCCTTGCGAAGGTGCAGACGTCAGGGATAGAGACCGAGTTCGTCTCCCTTGCCGGCCGGATCGTCCACCCCTGCACCGGGTGCGAGCGGTGCAAGGAGACGAAGTGGTGCGTCATCGAGGGGGACGGTTGGAGCGACATCGCCCAGCGGATGCTCGAGGCCGAGGTGGTCGTCATCGGGTCGCCGACCTATTACTATGACGTCAACGGGCAGATGAAGAACCTCATCGACAGAACCTACTCCCTGTACCACGACCGGAAACTCGCGGGCAGGAGCGCCGTGGCGGTGACCGTCTGCGCCGACCGCGGCTGCGAGCGCTCCCTGGAGACGATCGAGGGCTTCCTGAACACCCACCAGTTCTCGTACCTCGGCCATGTCTGCGGGAAGGCCTACCTCCCGGGCGAGATCATGACAGACGCCCGGGCGGTGAAGAAGGCCGACGAGGTCGCAAAAAAGATCGTCAACCTCCTCCAGCCGAAAGACTGA
- a CDS encoding GIY-YIG nuclease family protein has protein sequence MKGVYCLVLQTPACEVEVGRLGTIHFRTGYHIYVGSARGSGGLEARVGRHVRLAATREGRPHWHIDRLLLAPGITLVGAVLGTTEEDFECRIAAAIGGEAVPGFGCTDCSCPSHLFFRPEEPFAEIEEAFRKVGLVPQIRKSNMGEVHLTV, from the coding sequence CTCCAGACACCGGCCTGCGAGGTCGAGGTCGGCCGTCTCGGAACGATCCACTTCAGGACCGGGTATCACATCTATGTCGGTTCGGCACGCGGGTCCGGCGGACTCGAGGCGCGGGTCGGCCGGCATGTCAGACTCGCGGCGACGCGGGAGGGGCGGCCGCACTGGCACATCGACCGCCTCCTCCTCGCCCCCGGCATCACTCTCGTGGGTGCGGTTCTCGGGACGACGGAGGAAGACTTCGAGTGCCGGATCGCCGCTGCGATCGGCGGTGAGGCGGTGCCGGGCTTCGGGTGCACGGACTGTTCCTGCCCCTCGCACCTCTTTTTCCGGCCGGAAGAGCCTTTTGCGGAGATCGAAGAGGCGTTCAGGAAGGTCGGCCTCGTCCCGCAGATCAGAAAGAGCAATATGGGTGAAGTCCATCTCACTGTATGA